In a single window of the Deinococcus malanensis genome:
- a CDS encoding alkaline phosphatase family protein, producing MNRTAVLNIVGLTPNLLGDHTPNLSALARAGTLATVGQVLPAVTCSVQATYLTGRWPADHGVVGNGWYFREEGEVKLWRQSNLLVQSPKIWETARERFPAFTCANLFWWFNMNSSVDYAVTPRPMYPADGRKIPDVYTQPSELRDELQSDLGQFPLFSFWGPNANITSTAWIARAAMRVETHHAPTLSLVYLPHLDYPLQQHGPDLDAVAGDLRAVDDLAGNLIRFYEARGVQVVVLSEYGIEAARQPIHINRVLRGAGLLRVRNELGRDVIDPMGSQAFAVADHQVAHVYVNDRSQLHRVRALLEVVPGVQEVLDESGKQQQHLNHERAGDFVLVAKAGAWFTYYYWLEDARAPDYAFTVDIHRKPGYDPAELFMNPRLRFPKLRAARRLVQKKLGFRSLMDVIGVDAEVVRGTHGRVTHAPEAGPLLITRRRDLIDSSHLQATEVHDVLLAHLDGPVT from the coding sequence TTGAACCGAACCGCCGTACTGAACATTGTCGGCCTCACGCCGAACCTGCTGGGGGACCACACCCCGAACCTCAGCGCCCTGGCGCGTGCCGGAACGCTTGCGACGGTCGGTCAGGTGCTGCCCGCAGTGACATGCAGCGTGCAGGCCACCTACCTCACCGGCCGCTGGCCGGCGGATCACGGGGTGGTCGGCAACGGCTGGTACTTCCGCGAGGAAGGGGAAGTGAAACTCTGGCGGCAGAGCAACCTCCTCGTCCAGTCGCCGAAGATCTGGGAGACGGCGCGCGAACGGTTCCCGGCCTTCACCTGCGCGAACCTGTTCTGGTGGTTCAATATGAACTCCAGCGTCGATTACGCGGTGACGCCACGCCCGATGTACCCGGCCGACGGCCGCAAAATTCCCGACGTCTACACCCAACCCTCTGAGTTGCGTGACGAGTTGCAGTCGGACCTCGGGCAGTTCCCGCTGTTCAGTTTCTGGGGTCCGAACGCGAACATCACGTCCACCGCCTGGATTGCGCGCGCCGCGATGCGGGTCGAGACGCACCACGCACCGACCCTGTCGCTGGTGTACCTTCCGCATCTGGACTATCCGTTGCAGCAGCATGGCCCGGATCTGGACGCCGTTGCTGGAGACCTTCGCGCCGTGGACGACCTCGCGGGGAACCTGATCCGCTTTTACGAGGCGCGCGGGGTGCAGGTCGTGGTGCTGTCGGAATACGGCATCGAGGCTGCCCGGCAGCCCATTCATATCAACCGGGTACTGCGCGGGGCAGGACTGCTGCGTGTCCGCAACGAGCTTGGCCGCGACGTGATCGACCCGATGGGAAGCCAGGCTTTTGCCGTCGCGGACCATCAGGTGGCGCATGTCTACGTGAACGACCGGTCGCAGCTGCACCGGGTCCGGGCCTTGCTGGAAGTTGTCCCGGGGGTGCAGGAGGTCCTGGACGAGTCCGGGAAGCAGCAGCAGCACCTGAATCACGAGCGTGCCGGTGATTTCGTCCTGGTGGCGAAGGCAGGCGCGTGGTTTACCTACTACTACTGGCTCGAGGACGCCCGGGCACCCGATTACGCCTTTACTGTCGACATCCACCGTAAACCCGGCTATGACCCGGCCGAGCTGTTCATGAACCCGCGGCTGCGCTTCCCGAAGCTCCGGGCGGCCCGGCGTCTGGTTCAGAAGAAGCTGGGATTCCGGTCGCTGATGGACGTGATCGGCGTGGATGCCGAAGTGGTGAGGGGCACACACGGGAGGGTCACGCACGCTCCCGAGGCAGGGCCGCTGCTGATCACGCGCCGCCGGGATCTGATCGATTCGTCACACCTGCAGGCAACGGAAGTACACGACGTGCTCCTAGCTCACCTGGATGGTCCAGTCACATGA
- a CDS encoding UbiA family prenyltransferase, translated as MSSEVLPGWPRRLRGYLALARISNSPTIVSNVLAGAALGAMTAGTTAEPGTLLALMAAMVAYYTAGMYLNDYLDFQIDCRERPERPLPSGLVPRSAALAVTLGLFGLGTLLLWPLGFLPLMGGMLLIVLIVLYDAWHKTNPLSPVIMALNRAMVYVIAFVAVQPAITATLLLWAAALGLYIVGLTYIAKTELRATFGSVWPAALLFLPAVLAVASGLELSGWGLALAFVGWAAFCLTFVYGKARQPGRAVAQLIAGVSLLDALVLAVAGAYNLVPVALIAFALTLFLQRYIKGT; from the coding sequence GTGTCCTCTGAGGTGCTGCCCGGGTGGCCCCGGCGCCTCCGCGGATACCTCGCGCTGGCACGCATTTCGAACAGTCCGACCATCGTCAGCAACGTCCTGGCGGGAGCCGCACTCGGCGCCATGACGGCAGGCACCACGGCCGAGCCGGGCACCCTGCTGGCTCTTATGGCCGCCATGGTTGCCTATTACACCGCAGGCATGTATCTCAACGACTACCTCGACTTTCAGATTGACTGCCGTGAACGTCCAGAGCGCCCCCTGCCATCGGGCCTCGTGCCCAGAAGCGCGGCACTTGCCGTCACCCTGGGCCTTTTCGGCCTGGGCACGCTGCTGCTGTGGCCGCTTGGTTTCCTCCCGCTCATGGGTGGAATGCTGCTGATCGTCCTGATCGTGCTGTATGACGCGTGGCACAAGACCAATCCGCTCAGCCCGGTCATCATGGCCCTGAACCGCGCCATGGTGTATGTCATCGCGTTCGTGGCCGTGCAGCCTGCCATCACCGCTACGCTGCTGCTCTGGGCGGCGGCGCTGGGCCTGTACATTGTCGGACTGACCTACATTGCGAAGACCGAACTGCGCGCCACCTTCGGCAGCGTGTGGCCGGCAGCGCTGCTGTTCCTGCCTGCCGTTCTGGCTGTGGCGAGCGGTCTGGAGCTCAGCGGCTGGGGGCTCGCGCTGGCTTTTGTCGGTTGGGCCGCCTTCTGTCTGACGTTCGTGTACGGCAAAGCGCGCCAGCCCGGGCGGGCCGTCGCGCAGCTGATTGCCGGTGTGTCTCTTCTCGACGCCCTGGTGCTCGCGGTGGCCGGCGCCTACAACCTGGTGCCGGTCGCCCTGATCGCCTTCGCCCTGACGCTGTTTCTCCAGCGGTACATCAAAGGAACCTGA
- the eboE gene encoding metabolite traffic protein EboE, whose amino-acid sequence MIAGHNRLHLSYCTNIHPSSGLAAVRDNLERYTVPVKARLSPEAPFGVGLRLSAAEAQELMVPGALEAFRIFLDQRGLYVFTMNGFPYGAFHGQPVKAQVHAPDWRSEERVQYTLHLARILAGLLPSGVNGGISTSPLSYRGWVAPDDEGAWEVMTSNIVRVVEALARMHEQQGVLIHLDVEPEPDGLLECTGDLVGFFQERLLQGGARELAQRLGESVEAARARMATHVQVCFDTCHAAVMYESPAEALRKYEAAGMRIGKVQVSSALRVDLTGPDRQKAIDALHVYDESTYLHQVVQRSHDGRLVSFRDLNDALATAPDAGACEWRVHFHVPLFWDGPGPLRSTREAILETFGVLRERPFTQHLEVETYTWDVLPPDLKVSLSDSIERELRWVQRVL is encoded by the coding sequence ATGATCGCCGGGCACAACAGGCTTCATCTCTCGTACTGCACCAACATCCATCCTTCCAGCGGACTGGCGGCGGTCAGGGACAATCTGGAGCGATACACGGTGCCGGTGAAGGCCCGCCTGTCTCCCGAGGCGCCGTTCGGGGTGGGTCTGCGGCTGTCGGCCGCAGAAGCCCAGGAACTGATGGTCCCCGGGGCGCTCGAAGCCTTCCGGATCTTCCTGGATCAGCGCGGTTTGTACGTGTTCACCATGAACGGCTTTCCCTACGGCGCCTTTCATGGCCAGCCCGTCAAGGCCCAGGTGCACGCGCCCGACTGGCGCAGCGAGGAGCGCGTGCAGTACACCCTGCACCTGGCGAGGATTCTGGCCGGACTGCTGCCCAGCGGCGTGAATGGAGGGATCTCCACCAGCCCGCTCTCCTACCGGGGCTGGGTCGCGCCGGACGACGAGGGTGCCTGGGAGGTCATGACTTCCAATATCGTCCGGGTGGTCGAGGCACTCGCGCGGATGCACGAGCAACAGGGCGTCCTCATCCACCTGGATGTGGAACCGGAGCCCGACGGACTGCTGGAGTGCACGGGTGATCTGGTTGGTTTTTTTCAGGAACGACTGCTGCAGGGGGGCGCAAGAGAACTCGCGCAGCGGCTCGGAGAGAGTGTCGAAGCCGCAAGAGCGCGGATGGCCACTCACGTGCAGGTGTGTTTCGACACCTGCCACGCCGCCGTGATGTACGAGAGCCCTGCCGAGGCCCTGCGCAAGTACGAGGCCGCCGGGATGCGCATCGGGAAGGTGCAGGTCAGCTCCGCGCTGCGTGTTGACCTGACCGGACCGGACCGGCAGAAGGCGATAGATGCGCTGCATGTATACGACGAATCCACCTACCTGCATCAGGTGGTGCAGCGGAGCCATGATGGCCGCCTTGTGTCGTTCCGCGACCTGAACGACGCGCTGGCCACCGCTCCGGATGCAGGCGCCTGTGAGTGGCGGGTGCACTTTCACGTGCCGCTGTTCTGGGACGGCCCGGGGCCGCTGAGGTCGACCCGTGAAGCCATCCTGGAGACCTTCGGGGTGTTGCGGGAACGTCCGTTTACCCAGCACCTGGAAGTCGAGACCTACACCTGGGATGTCCTGCCGCCGGACCTGAAGGTTTCCCTCTCGGACTCGATCGAGCGGGAACTGCGCTGGGTGCAACGTGTCCTCTGA
- a CDS encoding TatD family hydrolase, which produces MRYIDLHAHMISRSTDDYHKMALTGCVAVTEPAFWSGRDRLGAVVFADYFDHLTTFEPARAAQYGIQHYTWLCLNPKEGEDRELAREVLKLIPDFLDRPTVLGIGEIGLNRVTRNELATFRDHVELALEHDQMIHIHTPHLEDKYKGTKVIIETLLADPRIQPERVMVDHAEEHTVEMILDNGFWTGFTLYPKTKASPGRAIDMLEMHGAERVCVASACDWGPSDPVAVPEFVLEMRRRGHGEGLIRQVVYENPAQFLAQSGRFRLPDHGPRTAAAD; this is translated from the coding sequence GTGAGATACATCGATCTGCATGCGCACATGATCTCGCGAAGCACCGACGACTATCACAAGATGGCCCTGACCGGCTGTGTCGCGGTGACCGAGCCGGCCTTCTGGTCTGGACGCGACCGTCTGGGCGCGGTGGTCTTCGCGGACTATTTCGATCACCTCACGACCTTCGAGCCCGCCCGCGCCGCACAGTATGGCATCCAGCATTACACCTGGCTGTGCCTGAACCCCAAGGAAGGCGAGGACCGCGAACTGGCGCGCGAGGTCCTGAAGCTCATCCCGGACTTTCTTGACCGGCCCACGGTCCTGGGCATCGGCGAGATCGGCCTGAACCGCGTGACACGCAACGAGCTCGCGACCTTCAGGGATCACGTGGAACTGGCGCTGGAGCACGACCAGATGATTCACATTCACACGCCGCACCTGGAGGACAAGTACAAGGGCACGAAGGTCATCATCGAGACCCTCTTGGCCGACCCGCGCATACAGCCTGAACGGGTCATGGTGGACCACGCCGAGGAACACACCGTGGAGATGATCCTGGACAACGGCTTCTGGACCGGTTTCACGCTTTATCCGAAAACCAAGGCGTCACCCGGGCGGGCCATCGACATGCTGGAAATGCACGGTGCGGAGCGTGTCTGTGTCGCGTCCGCATGCGACTGGGGTCCCAGCGATCCGGTGGCGGTGCCGGAGTTCGTGCTGGAGATGCGGCGCCGCGGACATGGTGAGGGTCTGATCCGGCAGGTGGTGTATGAAAATCCGGCGCAGTTCCTGGCGCAGTCCGGCAGGTTCCGGTTGCCGGACCATGGGCCGCGCACAGCCGCGGCCGACTGA
- a CDS encoding alpha/beta hydrolase: MRVFTLLLLLIVSVAHSAPVQFKAPDGLTLHAEHTAVTRPRGTFLLLHAAGQNRHEFSGIVRRLAREGYASVALDQRSGGRYDGHDNLTVQGLGTRILTEADALRDMDVSWRWLKRTYPGVPVFVMGSGASGTLLFAFAARRPELSGLLAFSPYRNDLFEVDALGAARQTRVPVFVTSSDDPFEVQAARELLRAVNSACRRQYVPPGFGLRGVVNLDPAKTTERSVTEGYWAAVLGFLKTQEKGKAGC, encoded by the coding sequence ATGCGAGTGTTCACCCTTCTGCTTTTGCTGATCGTCTCGGTGGCACATTCCGCGCCCGTTCAGTTCAAGGCGCCCGATGGTCTCACGCTTCACGCCGAGCATACGGCGGTAACCCGTCCACGGGGAACTTTCCTGCTGCTTCACGCTGCCGGGCAGAACAGGCACGAATTCAGTGGAATCGTCCGGCGTCTGGCACGTGAAGGCTACGCTTCAGTTGCACTGGACCAGCGCTCAGGCGGTCGCTACGACGGTCACGACAACCTCACTGTGCAGGGGCTGGGCACCCGGATTCTGACGGAGGCGGACGCGCTGCGTGACATGGATGTGTCATGGCGGTGGCTGAAACGCACCTACCCGGGAGTTCCGGTGTTCGTGATGGGAAGCGGCGCCAGTGGAACCCTGCTGTTTGCGTTCGCAGCCCGCCGTCCTGAGCTCTCCGGTCTGCTGGCCTTCAGCCCGTACCGCAATGACCTGTTTGAAGTAGATGCCCTGGGTGCCGCCCGCCAGACGCGGGTTCCGGTCTTCGTGACCAGCAGCGACGATCCGTTCGAGGTGCAGGCCGCCCGGGAGCTGCTGCGTGCGGTGAATTCCGCGTGCAGGCGGCAGTATGTGCCGCCCGGCTTCGGACTGCGCGGCGTGGTGAACCTCGATCCTGCCAAGACGACCGAAAGGAGCGTCACCGAGGGATACTGGGCCGCGGTACTGGGTTTTCTCAAAACCCAGGAGAAAGGGAAGGCCGGCTGCTAG
- a CDS encoding flavin reductase family protein, with translation MLSATTARFFGYYPGTVALVTAEHSGTRNVLSVGWHTALSADPPLYGVAVGRERGSHPLIVQSGQFGVNFLPLAAARAVQGAGVLSLHDRHDADKYARLGLTTLPHSPLAVTQAYLHYRCDVVNVVPTGDHDLFVGQVTEVHFDSAHYDEGGLFVGQAAVYLGRSAYVTTTQERQVYPPDDFV, from the coding sequence ATGCTGAGTGCCACGACTGCCCGCTTCTTCGGCTACTACCCTGGTACCGTCGCCCTGGTCACCGCCGAGCATTCCGGAACGCGCAATGTCCTCAGTGTGGGCTGGCACACCGCCCTGAGTGCCGACCCTCCCCTCTACGGTGTGGCGGTGGGTCGGGAACGCGGGAGCCACCCCCTGATCGTGCAAAGTGGGCAATTCGGAGTGAACTTTCTGCCTCTTGCGGCTGCGCGGGCGGTGCAGGGAGCGGGGGTCCTGAGCCTGCACGACCGACATGACGCCGATAAGTACGCGCGGCTGGGACTGACGACGCTGCCACACAGCCCCCTGGCCGTCACCCAGGCCTATCTGCACTACCGCTGCGATGTGGTGAATGTGGTGCCGACCGGTGACCATGACCTGTTCGTCGGGCAGGTGACCGAGGTGCACTTCGACTCAGCTCACTACGACGAGGGAGGCCTCTTCGTGGGCCAGGCTGCGGTATATCTCGGCCGCAGTGCCTACGTCACAACCACCCAGGAGCGGCAGGTCTACCCGCCGGACGACTTCGTGTAA